The following proteins are co-located in the Thermoplasmata archaeon genome:
- a CDS encoding PPC domain-containing DNA-binding protein has protein sequence MQSLRDGTRWMLRLDDGQDLFDALDAFARHEEIGAAAIVSGIGMFRSAAFGYWDGHEYRPQELSVPHEVVALHGSIAQSDGRPSIHLHGAVAGPDHRLVGGHLLRATVGVLQEIVIEVFPGRTFGRPFVESWGLRMLDLEPGDHP, from the coding sequence GTGCAGAGCCTTAGGGACGGTACCCGCTGGATGCTGCGGCTCGACGACGGGCAGGACCTGTTCGACGCGCTCGACGCGTTCGCCCGTCACGAGGAGATCGGCGCCGCCGCGATCGTCTCGGGGATCGGGATGTTCCGCAGCGCCGCGTTCGGCTACTGGGACGGGCATGAGTACCGCCCGCAGGAGTTGAGCGTTCCCCACGAGGTCGTCGCGCTCCACGGCTCCATCGCGCAGTCGGACGGCCGCCCCTCGATCCACCTGCACGGCGCGGTGGCCGGCCCGGATCACCGCCTGGTCGGCGGCCACCTGCTCCGGGCGACGGTCGGAGTGCTGCAGGAGATCGTGATCGAGGTATTCCCCGGCCGCACGTTCGGCCGACCGTTCGTCGAGAGCTGGGGCCTGCGGATGCTCGACCTCGAGCCGGGCGACCATCCCTGA
- a CDS encoding PfkB family carbohydrate kinase, which yields MAEALRERPRELLVSGHVNVDRFFSLPRFPPPDRTVPVLRERVVLGGTAGTIARTASHYGVRTGLIARLGDAFPESFRRQLRRDGIDLRGLTSLRGVPTPTAYVLEEPGGAQRTLMAQGAMADGIRAQGLSWPWIGEYAWVHLTTGPPDLQLGVARQARATGVRIAADPAQEVYYRWDARRLARLLRDAEIVFGNRAEIARIAAKLDLPGPRALAAKVPLVVRTEGPRGASAFSRTGTVHVPARPVRHVGSVVGAGDRFRGGFYAAWFAGHDLTGCLRAGVGAAARGLEEGPLRPELRR from the coding sequence ATGGCCGAGGCGCTCCGCGAGCGGCCGCGCGAGCTGCTCGTCTCGGGTCACGTCAACGTCGACCGGTTCTTCTCCCTGCCCCGGTTCCCTCCTCCGGATCGAACCGTCCCGGTGCTCCGCGAACGCGTGGTTCTCGGGGGAACGGCCGGCACGATCGCGCGCACTGCGAGCCACTACGGGGTGCGGACCGGGCTCATCGCCCGCCTCGGCGACGCGTTCCCCGAGTCGTTCCGACGCCAGCTGCGGCGCGACGGCATCGACCTGCGGGGGCTCACGTCGCTGCGAGGCGTTCCGACCCCCACGGCCTACGTCCTCGAGGAGCCCGGCGGTGCCCAACGGACGCTGATGGCCCAGGGGGCGATGGCCGACGGGATCCGGGCGCAGGGCCTTTCCTGGCCATGGATCGGGGAGTATGCCTGGGTGCACCTCACCACGGGACCGCCCGATCTCCAATTGGGGGTCGCCAGGCAAGCGCGCGCGACGGGCGTCCGCATCGCGGCCGACCCGGCGCAGGAGGTGTACTACCGCTGGGACGCGCGCCGGCTCGCCCGGCTGCTCCGCGACGCCGAGATCGTCTTCGGGAATCGAGCGGAGATCGCCCGGATCGCCGCGAAGCTCGACCTGCCCGGACCGCGCGCGCTCGCGGCGAAGGTCCCCCTCGTAGTGCGGACGGAGGGCCCGCGGGGCGCGAGCGCGTTTTCTCGCACCGGCACCGTCCACGTGCCGGCCCGACCGGTCCGGCACGTGGGCTCGGTGGTCGGGGCCGGTGATCGGTTCCGGGGCGGATTCTACGCCGCGTGGTTTGCCGGCCACGACCTCACCGGATGTCTGCGCGCCGGCGTAGGCGCTGCCGCGCGCGGCCTGGAGGAGGGTCCTTTGCGCCCGGAGCTCCGACGATGA
- a CDS encoding NTPase translates to MPRRLSPPVKIGITGLPGSGKTQTLLRIIELLEEEGVKVGGMVTEPIVEKQRRAGFQITNWLTKEHEVFAHEGLKSRIRSGRYGVNLGALEGLGTRALAEAREEADVIVIDEVGKMEVESEPFTQSVVETLDAKKSIVMTLHKKSRNPLLQDIRRRDELRLLEVTPINKNLLAFKIVHLITGRSH, encoded by the coding sequence GTGCCGCGTCGACTCTCCCCTCCGGTCAAGATAGGTATCACGGGCCTCCCGGGCTCGGGGAAGACGCAGACCCTGCTGCGGATCATCGAGCTCCTCGAGGAGGAGGGGGTGAAGGTCGGCGGCATGGTCACCGAGCCGATCGTCGAGAAGCAGCGTCGCGCGGGCTTCCAGATCACCAACTGGCTGACCAAGGAGCACGAGGTGTTCGCCCACGAGGGGCTCAAGTCGCGGATCCGCTCCGGGCGCTACGGGGTCAATCTCGGCGCCCTCGAGGGCCTCGGGACCCGCGCGCTCGCGGAGGCGCGGGAGGAAGCGGACGTGATCGTCATCGACGAGGTCGGCAAGATGGAGGTCGAGAGCGAGCCGTTCACCCAGAGCGTGGTCGAGACCCTCGACGCCAAGAAGTCGATTGTGATGACCCTGCACAAGAAGTCCCGCAACCCGTTGCTCCAGGATATCCGGCGGAGGGACGAATTACGCCTGCTCGAGGTCACGCCGATCAACAAGAACCTCCTCGCGTTCAAGATCGTGCACCTCATCACGGGCCGCTCCCACTGA
- the uvrB gene encoding excinuclease ABC subunit UvrB codes for MTLERARPSPPELPGRFELETDLVPQGDQPKAIDELVRRVERGEKYVTLLGVTGSGKTFTMAHAIARLQRPTLVVSPNKTLAAQLVSEFRALFPRNAVEYFVSYYDYYQPEAYVPQIDLYVEKDASINEEIDRLRHRATQALLTRRDVLIVASVSCIFGLGSPEDYRASVIELAVGQKILRQELLSGLVRMKYRRNDVELKRGRFRVRGGTVDVMGAGETIHRVVLDGSAIGSISELDPVTQEDVRDLDRLAIFPATHFLTIDERMRGILAEIGREKEARVRELRREEKIVEAQRLNGRVDYDLEMIRETGYCSGIENYARYFSGRRPGEPPYTLMDFFPDDRLVFLDESHVTIPQLQGMYKGDRARKDNLVEFGWRLPSCRDNRPLKFPEFLERAPELLFVSATPGPFERKVSKGLVEQVIRPTGLVDPPVEVRPLKGHIADLMAELRRSVESGGRALVTTLTKATSEELSNYLANAGFRVRYLHSEVETLKRVEVLRDLRVGRFDVLVGINLLREGLDLPEVSFVAILDADKEGYLRSETSIVQTAGRASRNVEGKVVLYADRTTGSMARAIAEMTRRRESQLAFNAAHGIVPETVVKEVRSLLAPEEEVPSGDLSVSGLGKRWKDRMPLLIANLEEEMRLAAERLDFEEAARIRDRIRSLKRGPEPAARAHPGATA; via the coding sequence ATGACGCTCGAGCGCGCCCGACCGAGCCCGCCCGAGCTGCCGGGGCGCTTCGAGCTCGAGACCGACCTCGTCCCCCAGGGCGACCAGCCGAAAGCGATCGATGAGCTCGTACGACGCGTGGAGCGTGGCGAGAAGTACGTCACGCTCCTCGGCGTGACGGGCAGCGGCAAGACCTTCACGATGGCCCACGCGATCGCGCGCCTGCAGCGCCCGACGCTGGTCGTGAGCCCGAACAAGACGCTGGCGGCCCAGCTCGTGAGCGAGTTCCGCGCGCTGTTCCCCCGCAACGCCGTCGAGTACTTCGTGAGCTACTACGACTACTATCAGCCCGAGGCGTACGTCCCCCAGATCGACCTGTACGTCGAGAAGGACGCGTCGATCAACGAGGAGATCGACCGCCTTCGCCACCGCGCGACCCAGGCGCTGCTGACCCGGCGAGACGTCCTGATCGTCGCTTCGGTCAGCTGCATCTTCGGCCTCGGCTCGCCCGAGGACTACCGGGCCTCGGTGATCGAACTCGCCGTCGGGCAGAAGATCCTGCGGCAGGAGCTGTTGAGCGGCCTCGTCCGCATGAAGTACCGGCGCAACGACGTCGAGCTGAAGCGCGGGCGATTCCGGGTCCGCGGGGGCACCGTCGACGTGATGGGGGCCGGCGAGACGATCCATCGCGTGGTCCTCGACGGGAGCGCGATCGGATCGATCTCCGAGCTCGACCCCGTCACGCAGGAGGATGTCCGAGACCTCGATCGCCTCGCGATCTTCCCGGCGACCCACTTCCTGACGATCGACGAGCGGATGCGCGGGATCCTCGCGGAGATCGGGCGGGAGAAGGAGGCGCGGGTCCGAGAGCTGCGGCGCGAGGAGAAGATCGTCGAGGCCCAGCGTCTCAACGGCCGCGTCGACTACGACCTCGAGATGATCCGCGAGACCGGCTACTGCTCGGGGATCGAGAACTACGCCCGGTACTTCTCCGGTCGCCGGCCCGGCGAGCCCCCGTACACGTTGATGGATTTCTTCCCGGACGATCGCTTGGTGTTCCTGGACGAATCGCACGTCACGATCCCCCAGCTCCAGGGGATGTACAAGGGCGACCGCGCCCGCAAGGACAACCTCGTCGAGTTCGGCTGGCGCCTCCCGTCGTGCCGCGATAACCGGCCGCTCAAGTTCCCCGAGTTCCTCGAGCGCGCGCCCGAGCTCCTGTTCGTCTCCGCGACTCCGGGACCGTTCGAGCGGAAGGTCTCGAAGGGCCTCGTCGAGCAGGTCATCCGGCCGACCGGTCTGGTGGACCCGCCGGTCGAGGTCCGGCCCCTCAAGGGGCACATCGCCGACCTGATGGCCGAGCTCCGCCGGAGCGTCGAGTCCGGTGGGCGGGCGCTCGTCACCACGCTGACGAAAGCGACGTCCGAGGAGCTGTCGAACTACCTCGCCAACGCCGGCTTCCGGGTCCGGTACCTCCACTCCGAGGTCGAGACGCTCAAGCGAGTCGAGGTCCTCCGCGACCTGCGCGTCGGCCGGTTCGACGTCCTCGTCGGGATCAACCTGCTGCGAGAGGGGCTGGATCTCCCGGAGGTCAGCTTCGTGGCGATCCTGGACGCCGACAAGGAAGGGTACCTGCGCAGCGAGACGTCGATCGTGCAGACCGCGGGCCGCGCGAGCCGCAACGTCGAGGGCAAGGTCGTGCTGTACGCCGATCGCACGACCGGCTCGATGGCGCGCGCGATCGCGGAGATGACCCGCCGCCGGGAGAGCCAGCTCGCGTTCAACGCCGCGCACGGCATCGTGCCGGAGACCGTGGTCAAGGAGGTCCGATCGTTGCTCGCGCCGGAAGAGGAGGTCCCTTCCGGAGATCTGTCCGTGTCGGGCCTCGGCAAGCGCTGGAAGGACCGGATGCCGCTGCTGATCGCGAACCTGGAGGAGGAGATGCGCCTGGCCGCGGAGCGGCTCGACTTCGAGGAGGCGGCCCGGATCCGCGATCGGATCCGCTCGCTCAAGCGCGGGCCCGAGCCCGCCGCGCGCGCACATCCCGGGGCGACGGCCTGA
- a CDS encoding molybdopterin molybdotransferase MoeA: MKMHAFRHLTSVRRARQQLLAATRPIARTERVLLTDAFGRIAAESVRAPRPVPAFSRATWDGYALRSADSRRASRDRPVTLAIVGEVFAEEAFRGTLRPGTCVAIATGGAMPRGADTVVIFEDVEQRGDRIRLRRPVGRGERFSQPGHDFPRGRLLVHRGAELTATRLGTLAACGIPRIRVYARPVVAIVPNGNELLAPGARGRTGRIYESNNAILSAVVAAAGGIAWPLPPVPDEPERIVRALRRARRGADLVLATGGSSVGERDHLPRILPRFGRVLFHGIAVRAGKPTLAARAGRTVIVGMPGHPTSSLVNMYWLVLPVIRKLGRRPGPGWTDGSAILGSDAVAPTPGLATVVPLAFRGGRAFSTFRGSSVITSMEGATAYAILPPGRRVVRAGSRLSVHFLDPPLGPGPSAARNG; this comes from the coding sequence ATGAAGATGCACGCCTTTCGCCACCTCACCTCGGTGAGGCGCGCGCGACAGCAGCTGCTCGCCGCGACCCGCCCGATCGCCCGGACCGAGCGGGTCCTCCTGACCGACGCATTCGGCCGGATCGCGGCCGAGTCGGTCCGCGCCCCCCGGCCGGTCCCGGCGTTCTCGCGCGCCACGTGGGACGGCTACGCGCTCCGGAGTGCCGACAGCCGCCGCGCCTCCCGGGACCGGCCCGTGACGCTCGCGATCGTCGGCGAGGTGTTCGCGGAGGAGGCGTTCCGGGGTACCTTGCGGCCCGGCACGTGCGTCGCGATCGCGACGGGCGGCGCGATGCCGCGCGGCGCCGACACGGTCGTGATCTTCGAGGACGTCGAACAGCGCGGCGATCGGATCCGGCTGCGCCGGCCCGTGGGTCGCGGCGAGCGCTTCTCCCAGCCGGGACATGACTTCCCGCGCGGCCGCCTGCTGGTGCACCGGGGGGCCGAGCTCACCGCGACCCGGCTCGGGACCCTTGCGGCCTGCGGGATCCCGAGGATTCGCGTCTACGCCCGCCCGGTGGTCGCGATCGTTCCCAACGGCAACGAGCTCCTCGCCCCGGGCGCCCGCGGACGCACCGGCCGCATCTACGAGAGCAACAACGCGATCCTCTCGGCGGTCGTCGCGGCGGCGGGCGGGATCGCCTGGCCCCTGCCGCCGGTCCCGGACGAGCCGGAGCGCATCGTGCGCGCCCTGCGCCGCGCGCGGCGGGGCGCGGACCTCGTGCTGGCGACCGGCGGCAGCTCCGTGGGCGAACGCGACCACCTGCCGCGGATCCTCCCCCGGTTCGGCCGAGTGCTCTTCCACGGGATCGCCGTCCGGGCCGGCAAGCCGACGCTGGCGGCACGGGCCGGTCGCACGGTGATCGTCGGCATGCCCGGCCACCCCACCTCGTCGCTCGTGAACATGTACTGGCTCGTGCTGCCGGTGATCCGCAAGCTGGGCCGTCGCCCGGGTCCGGGGTGGACGGACGGGTCCGCGATCCTGGGCAGCGACGCCGTCGCCCCGACCCCCGGGCTCGCGACGGTCGTGCCGCTCGCCTTCCGCGGCGGCCGGGCGTTCTCGACGTTCCGGGGCTCGTCGGTGATCACGAGCATGGAGGGGGCGACCGCCTACGCGATCCTGCCGCCAGGCCGCCGCGTCGTCCGGGCCGGATCGCGCCTTTCGGTCCACTTCCTCGACCCGCCGCTGGGCCCCGGACCTTCGGCCGCGAGGAACGGTTAA
- the larE gene encoding ATP-dependent sacrificial sulfur transferase LarE — MGTVLAPRSALRSADALVRRLAEGGGALVALSGGVDSSLVASLAWEALGRRSVAVTLAGPAVAPPEVARAGRVARSIGIEHVVLSVDPLSNAEYRANPPNRCYFCRSIETSVLRGEGERREVAQYLDGIQGDDLAVERPGLRAMDAAGFDHPLAWAGWGKAEVRRVARARGLENWDEPSDACLASRIAHGEPISRELLDRIAAGEAWIRARGFRRVRVRVSAGAARIEVDPFDVPRLTTEPLASQVVQAIEGLGFAPVRIDPLGYPVAARRPAAR, encoded by the coding sequence ATGGGAACGGTCCTCGCCCCCCGGTCGGCACTCCGGTCCGCGGACGCGCTCGTCCGACGCCTCGCGGAGGGCGGGGGCGCCCTCGTGGCGCTCTCGGGCGGGGTCGACTCGTCCCTCGTCGCCTCGCTGGCGTGGGAAGCGCTCGGCCGGAGGTCCGTCGCCGTCACCCTCGCCGGACCGGCGGTTGCCCCGCCCGAGGTCGCGCGCGCGGGTCGGGTGGCCCGATCGATCGGGATCGAGCACGTGGTGCTCTCCGTCGATCCGCTCTCCAACGCGGAGTACCGGGCGAACCCTCCGAACCGCTGCTACTTCTGTCGGTCGATCGAGACCTCCGTGCTCCGCGGGGAAGGGGAACGCCGCGAGGTGGCCCAGTACCTCGACGGGATCCAGGGGGACGACCTCGCGGTGGAGCGCCCCGGTCTCCGGGCCATGGACGCGGCGGGCTTCGACCATCCGCTGGCGTGGGCCGGCTGGGGCAAAGCGGAGGTCCGCCGCGTCGCGCGCGCCCGCGGCCTCGAGAACTGGGACGAGCCGTCGGATGCCTGCCTCGCGTCCCGGATCGCGCACGGCGAGCCGATCTCCCGGGAGCTCCTGGATCGCATCGCGGCGGGCGAGGCGTGGATCCGCGCCCGGGGGTTCCGCCGGGTGCGGGTGCGCGTGAGCGCCGGCGCGGCCCGGATCGAGGTGGATCCGTTCGACGTCCCGCGCCTGACCACCGAGCCCCTCGCCTCGCAAGTCGTGCAGGCCATCGAGGGGCTCGGCTTCGCGCCCGTCCGCATCGACCCGCTCGGCTACCCGGTCGCCGCTCGCCGGCCGGCGGCGCGATGA
- the purQ gene encoding phosphoribosylformylglycinamidine synthase I — protein MARTQLSIAILAIEGTNCDQELAVALANLGARPEIVQLRQLADRDVAPEERRRLDDYDALFVPGGFSGGDYVRAGAILAARVRAAIGDSLEAFVRSGRLVGGICNGFQVVVELGLLPGRPGGRLGPPDAVLMTNDSGHFECRPTFVAWEGGKFPPLRAVAKGTRFLFPSAHAEGKLVLSGDAAARRRELAEAGQILFRWVAPDGTEASYPWNPNGSDGNVAGLTNPEGNVFGLMPHPERAFFRAQAPDWTRNGGPEGVGDGHRFLEAIVRHAERARAG, from the coding sequence GTGGCCCGGACCCAGCTGTCGATCGCGATCCTTGCCATCGAAGGAACGAACTGCGACCAGGAGCTGGCCGTCGCCCTCGCGAACCTCGGTGCCCGACCCGAGATCGTCCAGCTCCGGCAGCTCGCCGACCGCGACGTCGCCCCGGAGGAGCGACGGCGGCTCGATGACTATGACGCGCTGTTCGTGCCCGGCGGTTTCTCCGGCGGCGATTACGTGCGCGCCGGAGCGATCCTCGCGGCGCGGGTCCGCGCCGCGATCGGCGACTCGCTCGAGGCGTTCGTGCGCTCCGGGCGGCTCGTCGGCGGCATCTGCAACGGCTTCCAGGTCGTGGTCGAGCTTGGGCTCCTCCCCGGCCGGCCCGGTGGCCGACTGGGGCCGCCCGACGCGGTCCTCATGACGAACGATTCCGGCCACTTCGAGTGCCGGCCGACGTTCGTCGCCTGGGAGGGCGGGAAGTTCCCGCCGCTCCGGGCGGTCGCGAAGGGCACGCGCTTCCTCTTCCCGTCCGCGCACGCCGAAGGAAAGCTGGTCCTCTCCGGGGACGCCGCCGCGCGGCGGCGCGAGCTCGCCGAGGCCGGGCAGATCCTCTTCCGCTGGGTCGCGCCCGATGGCACCGAGGCGAGCTATCCGTGGAACCCGAACGGCTCGGACGGCAACGTCGCGGGCCTCACGAACCCGGAGGGGAACGTCTTCGGGCTGATGCCGCACCCCGAGCGCGCGTTCTTCCGCGCGCAGGCACCGGACTGGACGAGGAACGGCGGGCCCGAGGGGGTCGGCGACGGCCATCGATTCCTCGAGGCGATCGTCCGACACGCCGAGCGCGCCCGCGCGGGCTGA
- a CDS encoding DEAD/DEAH box helicase — protein sequence MASDATATLSGIDSRLADAMGRRGIRAYTEIQRLALPLLAGADDALLISPTGTGKTEAAILPLLSQRLASPSPPISTLYVTPLRALNRDLEHRLVSIAREVGLTAAVRHGDTTAAARLAQSKSPPDLLLTTPETLQILLVGRRLREGLRHVRTVIVDEIHELVGSDRGAQLALTLERLDAWTGRSVRRIGLSATVGNPQEVARFLAPAPRSIEVRAAREPRELELEARRPDPGAPPLAPELARELKADATLLAGLRAVEGEIRAHRTTLVFVNTRPTAEGLAARLQRLAPDLAIAVHHGSLSREVREEAEHAFREGRLRALVATSSLELGIDIGAIDHVVQFGSPHQVGRLVQRVGRSGHRQDGTIHGVVISLDDDDLEEAAVLARRADAGEIEPVTWRTSNRLAAAQQIVATLRAEGSVDADRLIAMLRRAAPVRELSETEWRRLIGYLVDLKLARAEDGRLTSGRATLPRFYASLSLIPDERTYRLRDLATRRLIGTLDERFVLTQILAEPEEIFLLHGRTWKVVEYRDGELLVETVNEIGREPRWAGEDLPVPYDVAQEIGRLRRDGAFDRYPLPPGDRARLADRRAAALAADTLPTDERLTVTARGRLVVYGACFGTRTNETLALAAAGLLTARLGARATVAAVEPTWFVLELPIAADDATLVDAVRLDPSALSPLIERLVPSGLEYRWVFLAVARKLGVLPESADPRDLRTLEPLLEAAATSPLGDEVLEKTLHDRFDLAHAEAVLERIGSGAIAVTPAAPSALTDGPLERLGWKTLPDRPPPTLLKAIRERLEHERLDLVCLRCGFVRSTTPARYRTEGGSRCLLCHGSLSAVLSPRRPEEVQRLSRYARAKWKPAGRSGGRARRRERPPGPELAALVRTGYTSAELVAHYGERALFALAARGIGPETARRLLMRLYRDDDAFFTEILRAERSYARTRAFWD from the coding sequence ATGGCCAGCGACGCGACCGCTACGCTCTCGGGGATCGACTCCCGCCTCGCCGACGCGATGGGTCGGCGAGGGATCCGTGCGTACACGGAGATCCAGCGCCTCGCGCTGCCGCTACTCGCGGGGGCCGACGACGCCCTGTTGATATCGCCGACCGGGACCGGCAAGACCGAGGCGGCGATCCTCCCCCTGCTCTCACAGCGACTCGCGAGTCCGTCGCCCCCGATCTCGACCCTCTACGTCACGCCGCTGCGGGCGCTCAACCGCGATCTCGAGCACCGCCTGGTGTCGATCGCGCGCGAGGTCGGGCTCACGGCCGCGGTCCGTCACGGGGACACGACCGCGGCCGCGCGGCTCGCGCAGTCGAAGTCGCCCCCCGACCTCCTGCTCACGACCCCCGAGACGCTGCAGATCCTGCTCGTCGGGCGGCGGCTGCGCGAGGGCCTGCGCCACGTCCGCACGGTGATCGTCGACGAGATCCACGAGCTCGTCGGCTCGGACCGGGGCGCCCAGCTCGCGCTGACGCTCGAACGACTGGACGCCTGGACGGGCCGGTCCGTGCGGCGGATCGGTCTGTCGGCCACCGTCGGCAATCCGCAGGAGGTGGCGCGGTTCCTCGCGCCGGCGCCTCGCTCGATCGAGGTGCGGGCGGCCCGGGAGCCCCGCGAGCTCGAGCTCGAGGCCCGACGCCCGGACCCCGGCGCGCCCCCGCTCGCGCCCGAACTCGCGCGCGAACTGAAGGCCGACGCGACCCTGCTCGCCGGTCTTCGGGCCGTCGAAGGGGAGATCCGGGCCCACCGCACGACCCTCGTATTCGTCAATACCCGACCGACGGCGGAAGGCCTCGCCGCCCGGCTGCAGCGCCTCGCGCCGGATCTCGCGATCGCCGTCCACCACGGCTCGCTCTCGCGCGAGGTCCGGGAGGAGGCCGAGCACGCGTTCCGCGAGGGCCGCCTTCGGGCGCTCGTCGCCACGTCGTCGCTCGAGCTCGGGATCGACATCGGGGCGATCGACCACGTGGTCCAGTTCGGCTCGCCGCACCAGGTCGGTCGCCTCGTCCAGCGCGTGGGACGCTCGGGTCACCGGCAGGACGGGACGATCCACGGCGTCGTGATCTCCCTGGACGACGACGATCTCGAAGAGGCCGCGGTCCTCGCCCGACGCGCCGACGCCGGCGAGATCGAGCCGGTCACCTGGCGGACGTCCAATCGTCTGGCCGCGGCGCAGCAGATCGTCGCGACCCTGCGCGCGGAGGGATCGGTCGATGCGGACCGGCTGATCGCGATGCTGCGACGGGCCGCGCCGGTCCGCGAGCTCTCCGAGACCGAGTGGCGGCGGCTGATCGGATACCTCGTCGACCTCAAGCTCGCCCGAGCCGAGGACGGGCGTCTCACCTCCGGGCGGGCGACGCTGCCGCGGTTCTACGCCTCGCTGTCGCTGATACCGGACGAGCGGACGTACCGCCTGCGCGACCTGGCGACCCGGCGACTGATCGGCACGCTGGACGAGCGCTTCGTCCTGACCCAGATCCTCGCCGAGCCCGAGGAGATCTTCCTCCTGCACGGCCGCACCTGGAAGGTCGTGGAGTACCGGGACGGCGAGCTCCTGGTCGAGACGGTCAACGAGATCGGGCGCGAGCCGCGGTGGGCCGGCGAGGACCTGCCCGTCCCGTACGACGTCGCGCAGGAGATCGGGCGCCTGCGTCGGGACGGTGCGTTCGACCGCTACCCCCTGCCGCCCGGCGATCGGGCGCGCCTCGCGGACCGCCGGGCGGCCGCGCTCGCGGCCGACACCTTGCCGACCGATGAGCGCCTGACCGTCACCGCGCGGGGGCGCCTCGTCGTCTACGGCGCCTGCTTCGGCACGCGAACGAACGAGACCCTCGCGCTCGCGGCCGCCGGGCTGCTCACCGCCCGCCTCGGGGCACGGGCCACCGTGGCGGCCGTCGAGCCGACCTGGTTCGTGCTCGAGCTTCCGATCGCCGCCGACGACGCGACCCTCGTCGACGCCGTCCGCCTCGACCCGTCGGCGCTGAGCCCCCTCATCGAGCGACTCGTCCCGTCGGGTCTCGAGTACCGCTGGGTGTTCCTCGCGGTCGCCCGCAAGCTCGGCGTCCTGCCCGAGTCGGCCGACCCGCGGGACCTGCGCACTCTCGAGCCGCTCCTCGAGGCGGCGGCGACGAGCCCGCTGGGCGACGAGGTGCTCGAGAAGACGCTCCACGACCGCTTCGACCTCGCCCACGCCGAAGCCGTGCTCGAGCGCATCGGCTCCGGGGCGATCGCCGTCACGCCGGCCGCCCCGAGCGCGCTCACCGACGGTCCTCTCGAGCGGCTCGGATGGAAGACGCTCCCCGATCGGCCGCCCCCGACGCTGCTCAAGGCGATCCGCGAGCGCCTCGAGCACGAGCGTCTCGACCTCGTCTGCCTGCGCTGCGGGTTCGTCCGGTCGACGACCCCGGCCCGTTACCGGACGGAGGGAGGCAGCCGGTGCCTGCTCTGCCACGGGTCGCTCAGCGCGGTCCTCTCCCCTCGGCGACCGGAGGAGGTCCAGCGCCTTTCGCGCTACGCGCGCGCGAAGTGGAAGCCGGCCGGCCGATCGGGCGGGCGCGCGCGCCGGCGCGAGCGCCCGCCCGGCCCGGAGCTCGCCGCGCTGGTCCGGACCGGCTACACGAGCGCGGAGCTCGTGGCCCACTACGGCGAGCGGGCCCTCTTCGCTCTCGCGGCCCGCGGGATCGGGCCTGAGACCGCCCGGCGGCTGTTGATGCGCCTCTACCGGGACGACGACGCGTTCTTCACGGAGATCCTGCGGGCGGAGCGGAGCTACGCCCGGACCCGGGCGTTCTGGGACTGA